One region of Duncaniella freteri genomic DNA includes:
- a CDS encoding FKBP-type peptidyl-prolyl cis-trans isomerase: MMVAASVVVSSCNDDDKSTWEQYKEWREANEAYYDTQKYMMEDGENVYTTLTPSWNSGASILIRYLSDRSKTEGNLSPMLNSTVKVKYIGRLYNDVAFDSSYLRPDSVSLFNVSEVVPGWTTALQYMRVGDSARIVLPYMQAYGVSGSSSGSIPPYSTLVFNLKLVDIVDYERP, from the coding sequence ATGATGGTAGCGGCTTCCGTTGTTGTGAGCTCATGCAACGATGACGACAAGTCCACCTGGGAGCAGTACAAGGAATGGCGTGAAGCTAACGAAGCCTATTATGACACCCAGAAGTATATGATGGAGGATGGAGAGAATGTGTACACTACTCTCACTCCGTCATGGAATTCCGGTGCCAGCATACTTATCAGATATCTATCCGACCGGAGCAAGACAGAGGGCAACCTCTCGCCTATGCTCAATTCTACTGTCAAGGTCAAGTATATAGGACGTCTCTACAATGATGTGGCATTTGACTCATCCTATCTGCGCCCCGACAGTGTGAGCCTGTTCAATGTGTCGGAGGTGGTGCCCGGCTGGACTACAGCCCTGCAATATATGAGAGTCGGCGACAGTGCCAGGATTGTGCTCCCTTATATGCAGGCTTACGGAGTGTCAGGATCAAGCTCGGGATCGATACCTCCGTACTCGACTCTTGTGTTCAATTTGAAGCTTGTTGACATTGTGGACTACGAACGTCCGTGA
- the tgt gene encoding tRNA guanosine(34) transglycosylase Tgt, with the protein MDFVLQSTASGSNARAGLITTDHGVIETPIFMPVGTLGSVKSVHQHELRDDIKAQIILGNTYHLYLRPGIDILEKAGGLHKFNGWERPILTDSGGFQVFSLAANRKLTEEGAWFRSHIDGSKHLFTPESVVDIERSIGADIMMALDECPPGTADIDYARKSLRLTQRWLERGWKRYKETEGRYGYRQAYFPIVQGVVYPELRRDAAKHVADLGADGNAIGGLAVGEPTEVMYDMIEVVNEILPADKPRYLMGVGTPANILEAIDRGVDMMDCVMPTRNGRNGMLFTAHGIMNMRNRKWADDFSPIQEDGPSYVDRTYTKAYLRHLFISDEILAMQIASIHNLAFYLWLVGEARRHIIAGDFKVWKTEMVERVTRRL; encoded by the coding sequence ATGGATTTCGTATTACAGTCCACCGCATCCGGCAGCAATGCGCGTGCCGGACTTATCACTACCGACCATGGCGTTATCGAGACTCCCATATTTATGCCTGTGGGTACGCTCGGTAGCGTGAAATCGGTGCATCAGCATGAGTTGCGTGATGATATCAAGGCTCAGATAATTCTGGGCAACACCTATCATCTGTATCTCCGTCCGGGCATAGATATTCTTGAGAAGGCGGGCGGTCTGCACAAGTTTAATGGCTGGGAGCGACCCATCCTTACGGATAGCGGTGGCTTTCAGGTGTTTTCACTCGCTGCCAACCGCAAGCTCACCGAGGAGGGCGCATGGTTTCGTTCGCATATAGATGGCTCCAAGCATCTGTTCACTCCGGAGAGCGTGGTCGATATAGAGCGTAGTATCGGCGCCGATATCATGATGGCACTTGACGAGTGCCCCCCGGGTACCGCCGACATTGACTATGCCCGCAAGTCGTTGCGCCTCACTCAGCGTTGGCTTGAGAGAGGATGGAAGCGATACAAGGAGACTGAAGGGAGGTATGGTTACCGTCAGGCTTATTTCCCTATAGTCCAGGGTGTGGTGTACCCCGAGCTGCGCAGGGATGCTGCCAAGCATGTGGCTGACCTCGGAGCTGACGGAAATGCCATTGGCGGACTTGCTGTCGGTGAGCCTACCGAGGTGATGTACGATATGATAGAGGTGGTGAATGAAATACTTCCTGCCGACAAGCCCCGTTACCTCATGGGTGTGGGGACACCTGCCAATATCCTTGAGGCGATCGACCGCGGTGTCGACATGATGGATTGTGTTATGCCTACGCGTAACGGCCGTAACGGCATGCTGTTCACTGCTCATGGCATAATGAACATGCGTAACCGCAAGTGGGCTGACGACTTTTCCCCTATCCAGGAGGACGGTCCGTCATATGTGGACCGCACCTATACCAAGGCATATCTTCGCCATCTGTTCATATCCGACGAGATCCTTGCCATGCAGATCGCGTCGATCCATAACCTTGCGTTCTATCTGTGGCTTGTAGGTGAGGCGCGCAGGCACATCATCGCCGGTGACTTCAAGGTGTGGAAAACCGAGATGGTGGAACGAGTGACAAGAAGACTGTAA
- a CDS encoding LptF/LptG family permease, translating into MKILDWYIIRKFLGTYVFAIFLILAITVMFDINEKLDAFLKAPLKATVFDYFLNFLPYFANQFSPLFTFIAVIFFTSKLADNSEIIAMLSTGMSYRRLLRPYLISATVIAALTYVLSAYIIPPANVKRIDYTNTYVKNKRVDYGTNIQLQVAKGEIAYMSRYDNLQKTGYKFSLERFDGKTLVSRLTAQSIRWDTLHQWTVRDYMIRDFEGQHEKIRRGNRLDTIIPIEPRDFLISKNDQEMLTSPALTEYIDRQKERGVANIKSFEIEKHRRYAMTAAAFILTVIGMSLSSKKVKGGMGVNIGIGLVLSFSYILFMTVTSTFAVSGYTSPMIAMWIPNILYTFIAIYLYYRASHG; encoded by the coding sequence ATGAAGATTCTCGATTGGTACATCATCCGCAAGTTCCTCGGGACATATGTGTTCGCCATATTCCTTATATTGGCGATCACGGTGATGTTTGACATCAATGAGAAACTCGACGCCTTCCTTAAGGCTCCGCTCAAGGCTACTGTATTTGATTACTTCCTCAATTTTCTGCCTTATTTCGCCAATCAGTTCAGCCCGCTGTTCACGTTTATCGCTGTGATATTCTTTACATCCAAGCTGGCCGACAATTCGGAGATAATCGCAATGCTCTCCACCGGGATGAGCTATCGACGGCTGCTGCGTCCATATCTGATCAGTGCCACTGTGATTGCCGCTCTTACCTATGTGCTGAGTGCCTATATCATCCCTCCTGCCAATGTGAAGCGTATAGATTACACCAACACTTACGTGAAGAACAAGCGTGTGGACTATGGTACGAATATTCAGCTCCAGGTGGCGAAAGGGGAGATTGCCTATATGTCGCGTTACGACAATCTTCAGAAGACTGGATACAAGTTCTCGCTTGAGCGTTTTGACGGAAAGACCCTTGTGTCGCGCCTCACGGCGCAGTCCATACGCTGGGACACTCTCCATCAGTGGACAGTGCGCGACTATATGATCCGTGATTTTGAGGGGCAGCATGAGAAGATACGTCGCGGCAACCGTCTTGACACTATTATCCCTATAGAGCCTCGTGATTTCCTTATCTCCAAGAATGACCAGGAGATGCTCACATCGCCAGCTCTCACTGAATACATCGACCGTCAGAAGGAGAGGGGTGTGGCTAATATCAAATCGTTTGAGATCGAAAAGCACCGGCGTTACGCCATGACGGCAGCCGCGTTTATTCTCACAGTGATAGGCATGTCATTGTCATCCAAGAAAGTCAAGGGCGGCATGGGTGTGAACATCGGTATAGGGCTGGTGTTGAGTTTCAGCTATATCCTGTTTATGACAGTCACATCTACCTTTGCTGTGTCGGGCTATACTTCTCCTATGATAGCCATGTGGATTCCTAACATACTCTACACTTTCATAGCCATTTATCTCTATTACCGCGCCTCACACGGCTGA
- the istA gene encoding IS21 family transposase, with product MATQPISMNIIKQVLIRLSQKESIRSIASALHISKNTVSRYKSIAEADPLTTRELIALEDTVLNHRFNGGSPAYCDERMEVLKELLPALEKELKKPHVTSQLLWEEYRRDHPDGYSLSQFRYHISQHMKAVTPSTLLRDLYQPGQKMLIDFAGDRLSYIDTDTGEEVFVETYVAIMPYSGMTFVMCVRSQGIEQFLMATVRALEFFGGVPKILVPDNLKSAVKKADSYEPDLTTGMNDLANHYLCVAQPARVRKPKDKALVEDAVNKAYRHIYAPLRNRIFHSLEELNEAVAELVDRYNQKRLTGCDYSRRECFLASEKPMLAPLPQAPFEFKRRATLKVAPNSFITFGANRNSYSVPYRLIGQQVDVTFTATQVRVYHSGECVATHMRSYRRNDYTYVEEHLPPKSREYRAYSAEYFISKAERISPEFKTIIEAIFAGGQPEQVYFRTAQGFFSLQRDSDPALFRQACTIAVCHGNLRYRFVKALIKTQCEGFRENADELTPPGNHSNIRGKAAFA from the coding sequence ATGGCAACACAACCGATAAGCATGAATATCATCAAGCAGGTGCTGATACGCCTGTCGCAAAAGGAATCGATCCGTTCAATTGCTTCAGCGCTCCATATCAGCAAGAACACAGTCAGCCGCTACAAGTCGATAGCTGAGGCGGACCCTCTTACGACACGCGAACTTATAGCGCTGGAGGACACGGTTCTGAACCACCGTTTCAACGGGGGCAGCCCGGCGTATTGCGATGAGCGGATGGAAGTTCTGAAGGAACTTCTGCCCGCTTTGGAGAAAGAACTGAAAAAACCGCATGTCACATCGCAGCTGTTATGGGAGGAATACCGCAGAGATCACCCCGACGGCTACAGCCTGTCGCAGTTCCGCTATCACATATCCCAGCATATGAAAGCGGTCACTCCCTCGACGTTACTTCGCGACCTGTATCAGCCGGGACAGAAGATGCTGATTGACTTTGCCGGGGACCGTCTGTCGTATATTGACACTGACACAGGGGAGGAGGTGTTTGTGGAGACGTATGTGGCCATAATGCCGTACTCGGGCATGACTTTTGTCATGTGCGTGCGGTCACAGGGGATAGAGCAGTTTCTGATGGCCACGGTCAGGGCTCTGGAGTTTTTCGGAGGTGTCCCGAAGATACTGGTGCCTGACAATCTGAAATCGGCGGTCAAGAAGGCCGATTCCTACGAACCTGACCTGACTACAGGCATGAACGACCTTGCCAACCACTATCTGTGTGTGGCACAGCCCGCGAGAGTTCGCAAGCCCAAGGACAAGGCTCTGGTCGAGGATGCCGTCAACAAGGCCTACCGTCATATCTACGCCCCGCTGCGCAACCGCATCTTCCACTCTCTGGAAGAACTAAACGAGGCAGTCGCTGAGCTTGTCGACCGCTATAACCAGAAGCGGCTGACCGGCTGCGATTACTCGCGGCGTGAGTGCTTCCTGGCCTCCGAGAAACCGATGCTGGCTCCGCTACCGCAGGCTCCGTTCGAGTTCAAACGCCGCGCCACACTGAAGGTGGCCCCGAACAGCTTCATCACCTTCGGGGCGAACCGCAACTCATACTCCGTGCCTTACCGTCTGATCGGGCAGCAGGTGGATGTCACCTTCACAGCCACGCAGGTACGCGTATATCACTCGGGAGAATGCGTGGCCACACACATGCGCTCATACCGCCGCAACGACTACACCTATGTCGAGGAGCACCTTCCTCCAAAATCAAGGGAATACCGCGCATACAGCGCCGAGTACTTCATATCCAAAGCCGAACGCATCAGCCCCGAGTTCAAGACAATAATAGAGGCCATATTCGCCGGAGGACAGCCCGAACAGGTATACTTCCGCACTGCCCAGGGCTTCTTCAGTCTCCAACGCGACAGCGACCCGGCCCTGTTCCGTCAGGCATGTACCATAGCCGTCTGCCACGGCAATCTGCGCTACAGGTTCGTCAAGGCTCTCATCAAGACACAATGCGAGGGCTTCCGTGAGAACGCCGATGAACTGACGCCTCCCGGAAATCACTCCAACATCCGCGGAAAAGCGGCTTTCGCATAA
- the istB gene encoding IS21-like element helper ATPase IstB, with product MERILSELRQMRLPGMAQTWQSLMETRQATSLNIVDGLRLLLQGEHDMRRANRNARLLKNARFRYQVSVDELAYDSARGLDKAYITQMCAGEYIRRGIPVIITGATGTGKSWLASALGHHACISGFKTRYWSILKLMEDLAMARVERQTKRLFEKIASYDLIIIDDFGIKKLNNEQILDLMEIIEDRHGRKATIIASQIPVSDWYDCLETNTTAADAILDRMVHSAIRFELKGDSLRKNH from the coding sequence ATGGAAAGAATCCTTTCTGAACTCCGACAGATGCGCCTTCCGGGAATGGCGCAGACATGGCAGAGCCTGATGGAAACACGTCAGGCAACTTCACTCAACATCGTGGACGGACTCCGTCTTCTCCTTCAGGGAGAACACGACATGCGCCGGGCAAACCGGAATGCCCGGCTTCTCAAAAACGCCCGGTTCCGCTATCAGGTGTCAGTCGACGAACTCGCATACGACTCTGCGCGTGGTCTTGACAAAGCATACATCACCCAGATGTGTGCCGGCGAATACATCAGGCGCGGCATTCCTGTGATCATAACCGGAGCCACCGGCACGGGCAAAAGCTGGCTCGCATCGGCCCTCGGACATCATGCCTGCATATCCGGCTTCAAGACCCGCTACTGGAGCATCCTCAAACTCATGGAAGACCTCGCCATGGCAAGAGTCGAGCGTCAGACCAAGAGGCTCTTCGAGAAGATAGCCTCTTACGACCTGATCATAATCGACGACTTCGGAATCAAGAAACTCAACAACGAGCAGATACTCGACCTTATGGAGATCATCGAGGACCGCCACGGCCGCAAGGCGACAATCATAGCCTCGCAAATCCCCGTCTCCGACTGGTACGACTGTCTGGAGACAAACACCACCGCCGCCGACGCCATACTCGACCGGATGGTGCACTCAGCGATACGTTTTGAGCTAAAAGGCGACAGTCTCAGAAAAAATCATTAA
- a CDS encoding glycine--tRNA ligase, which translates to MATQEDVFKKIVSHAKEYGFVFPSSDIYDGLSAVYDYGQNGVELKNNIKRYWWDSMTLLHENIVGIDSAIFMHPTIWKASGHVDAFNDPLIDNKDSKKRYRADVLIEEQIAKIEDKIEKEVAKAAKRFGESFDEAMFRQTNPRVLEHAAKREALHERFAQAMNDSNLDELRQIIIDEEIVCPISGTKNWTEVRQFNLMFKTEMGSTADGAMAVYLRPETAQGIFVNYLNVQKTGRMRIPFGIAQIGKAFRNEIVARQFIFRMREFEQMEMQFFVRPGSEMEWFKTWKEFRLRWHKALGLGDEKYRYHDHEKLAHYANAATDIEFQMPFGFKEVEGIHSRTDFDLSQHEKFSGKKIQYFDPELNESYTPYVIETSIGVDRMFLSVLCSSYEEQPLEGGDTRVVLHLPAPLAPVKCAVMPLVRKDGLPDKAREIVNDLKFDFATHYEEKDSIGKRYRRQDAIGTPFCITVDHQTLEDNTVTLRERDSMEQTRVSVDDLHKIIHDRVSLNSLLRKLG; encoded by the coding sequence ATGGCTACCCAGGAAGATGTATTTAAGAAAATAGTGAGCCATGCCAAGGAGTATGGTTTTGTGTTCCCTTCAAGCGATATCTATGACGGTCTTTCAGCTGTGTATGACTACGGTCAGAATGGCGTGGAGCTCAAAAACAATATCAAGCGTTACTGGTGGGATTCCATGACTCTCCTTCACGAGAATATCGTGGGCATTGACTCTGCGATCTTTATGCACCCTACCATATGGAAGGCTTCCGGTCATGTGGATGCGTTCAACGATCCTCTGATTGACAACAAGGATTCCAAGAAGCGTTACCGCGCCGATGTGCTCATCGAGGAGCAGATAGCCAAGATCGAGGATAAGATCGAGAAAGAGGTAGCAAAGGCTGCCAAGCGTTTCGGCGAATCGTTTGACGAGGCAATGTTCCGTCAGACCAACCCCAGGGTGCTTGAGCACGCAGCGAAGCGCGAGGCTCTTCATGAGCGTTTCGCTCAGGCGATGAACGACAGCAATCTCGACGAGTTGCGTCAGATAATAATTGATGAGGAGATAGTTTGTCCCATCTCAGGCACAAAGAACTGGACCGAGGTGCGTCAGTTCAATCTCATGTTCAAGACCGAGATGGGCTCCACTGCTGATGGTGCGATGGCTGTGTATCTGCGTCCTGAGACTGCCCAGGGTATATTTGTCAACTATCTCAATGTGCAGAAGACCGGACGTATGCGCATACCTTTCGGTATCGCTCAGATAGGAAAGGCTTTCCGCAATGAGATCGTAGCGCGTCAGTTCATCTTCCGTATGAGGGAGTTCGAGCAGATGGAGATGCAGTTCTTTGTTCGCCCTGGCTCTGAGATGGAATGGTTCAAGACCTGGAAGGAGTTCCGTCTGCGCTGGCACAAGGCTCTCGGGCTCGGCGATGAGAAGTACCGCTATCACGATCATGAGAAGCTTGCACACTATGCAAACGCTGCCACCGATATCGAATTCCAGATGCCTTTCGGATTCAAGGAGGTTGAGGGTATACATTCCCGCACTGACTTTGACCTGTCGCAGCATGAGAAGTTCTCGGGCAAGAAGATCCAGTATTTCGATCCTGAGCTCAACGAAAGCTACACGCCGTATGTTATAGAGACATCCATTGGTGTTGACCGCATGTTCCTCAGTGTGCTGTGCTCAAGCTACGAGGAGCAGCCTCTTGAGGGTGGCGACACCCGCGTGGTGCTTCATCTTCCTGCGCCTCTCGCACCTGTGAAGTGTGCTGTCATGCCTCTTGTCCGCAAGGATGGTCTACCTGACAAGGCTCGTGAGATCGTCAACGATCTTAAGTTTGATTTTGCGACCCACTATGAGGAGAAGGACTCCATCGGCAAGCGTTACCGCCGTCAGGATGCCATCGGTACACCTTTCTGTATCACTGTGGACCATCAGACTCTTGAGGACAATACCGTCACTCTGCGTGAGCGCGACTCCATGGAGCAGACCCGCGTGAGTGTCGACGATCTCCACAAGATTATTCACGACCGAGTATCACTCAACTCCCTTCTCCGCAAGCTCGGCTGA
- a CDS encoding 6-bladed beta-propeller: protein MKLLKKLRFIAIFILFISCRQSVDNSRNNHVDISQDVIPFDTDSIQIGAGARIYTSDSLVIIKDGQSNDMLLTIIDIQTLKTKGQIAKFGPGPDEVAVPGAVFIDRDNKSISIFDYGQLKISSYNIDSALVMDKYCPTTISNFNNQQFPDRYVHVNDTLGFARSITIDPKKKGYTQGICRYNITTGELTDISGPSRMEGLKSLFGISVADRIIAEGATNNDILNIYDFNGRLLHEIKGPDYEPQVVGKTGADWDSAPEQTGTLLMLQS, encoded by the coding sequence ATGAAACTTCTCAAGAAATTACGATTTATCGCAATATTTATCCTTTTCATCTCATGCCGACAGTCTGTGGATAACTCTCGTAATAATCATGTCGATATATCTCAGGATGTCATACCGTTTGATACCGACAGCATTCAGATAGGAGCCGGTGCACGGATTTACACATCCGACTCTCTTGTCATAATTAAGGACGGACAGTCGAATGACATGTTGTTGACAATAATTGATATACAGACTCTAAAGACTAAAGGACAAATTGCAAAATTCGGTCCTGGTCCGGATGAGGTAGCCGTACCAGGAGCTGTATTTATTGACAGGGATAACAAATCCATATCAATATTTGATTATGGGCAACTAAAGATTTCATCATATAACATTGACAGTGCTTTGGTTATGGACAAGTACTGTCCCACTACAATTTCAAACTTCAATAACCAACAATTCCCTGACCGTTACGTCCATGTTAACGATACTCTTGGTTTTGCAAGGTCAATCACCATTGATCCTAAAAAGAAAGGATATACTCAAGGGATATGCAGATATAACATCACAACCGGCGAACTGACCGACATTTCCGGTCCGTCACGCATGGAAGGATTAAAATCGCTCTTTGGAATATCAGTAGCTGACAGGATAATAGCAGAAGGAGCTACAAATAACGATATTCTAAACATATATGATTTCAATGGTAGATTGCTCCATGAGATCAAAGGTCCGGATTATGAGCCTCAAGTGGTTGGAAAAACCGGAGCAGACTGGGACAGTGCGCCGGAGCAGACTGGGACACTTTTGATGCTGCAAAGTTAA
- a CDS encoding LemA family protein, whose protein sequence is MRHFKIFILLLAMLPALSSCNYNSLVEQKQGVEQQWAEVQNQYQRRADLIPNLVNTVKGYATHESSTLEKVTQARAAATSVNISADNLNEETMAKFQAAQNQLTGALKSLLAVTEAYPDLKANENFRDLQVQLEGTENRIATARGRYTEAVAGYNTAIKKFPTVIYAGWFGFTPQPQFKADDAAQRAPEVQF, encoded by the coding sequence ATGAGACATTTCAAAATTTTTATCCTATTGCTTGCCATGCTCCCGGCATTGAGCTCGTGCAACTACAATTCTCTTGTAGAGCAGAAGCAGGGTGTGGAGCAGCAGTGGGCTGAGGTGCAGAATCAGTATCAGCGTCGCGCCGATCTGATCCCCAACCTTGTCAATACGGTCAAAGGGTATGCCACTCACGAGAGTTCGACTCTGGAGAAGGTGACCCAGGCTCGTGCCGCAGCTACTTCGGTAAATATAAGTGCCGATAATCTCAATGAGGAGACAATGGCAAAGTTTCAGGCTGCGCAGAATCAGCTTACCGGAGCCCTTAAGTCACTTCTTGCTGTCACTGAGGCATATCCCGATCTTAAGGCAAACGAGAATTTCCGTGATCTCCAGGTGCAGCTCGAAGGCACCGAGAACCGTATAGCAACTGCCCGCGGACGTTACACCGAGGCTGTGGCAGGATACAATACAGCCATAAAGAAATTCCCAACCGTGATATATGCCGGATGGTTCGGCTTCACACCCCAGCCACAGTTTAAAGCCGATGATGCCGCACAGCGCGCACCTGAAGTTCAATTCTAA
- a CDS encoding RelA/SpoT family protein, with translation MSVDYEKLIDERSQVVFEAMEGRVPEEDMVRLHQAFDLARHAHADQKRKTGEPYILHPIAVATICAKELMLSTNPVIAAFLHDVVEDTDFTIDDIESRFGHDVAFLVRVVTKQKKDKYDESKQVDNYKQMLDSVQYDIRALLVKLADRLHNMRTLSSMLPDKQMKIAGETDYFYAPLANRLGLYNVKTELENLSLKFRCPHEYEDLTTMIARDEDLQRERLKKFCDEIRDTLSSHGINARVYIEYRKPYSLWRKMRKFGDDFNHLKYRHFTEVVFDAPEGKAEKDMVMRIYSILTDRFKEKPGGIANYIDSPKENGYQSYHVKLLASFGRWQEVHISSERMIRDSQLGCVASRNEDNIWQWIKKFRMVLRDIAARGQEGESFIEEVVRSFYNDDIMTFTPQGKPIVLPQRATVMDFAFEVHTELGLHAKYARINNQLLASVKTRLHRGDIVEVFTDPDIHPTDEWLDTALTYKARRAITNYLKQQPRPLYRRCPDCNPMPGEEVIGFKDSDGNITLHKRDCPIAIRLASQKGDNIVSVEFKPDDTLYPVTINIRAVDRYHLLIDLVDCITNDLNLSIDTLHSVSEDAIVTCSITFSVHSFTELQSIMRHISIIPGVDEVKRAID, from the coding sequence ATGAGCGTGGACTATGAAAAGCTTATCGACGAGAGATCTCAAGTAGTATTCGAGGCGATGGAAGGGCGTGTGCCCGAGGAAGATATGGTACGGCTGCACCAGGCATTCGACCTGGCGCGACATGCCCATGCCGACCAGAAACGCAAGACCGGGGAACCCTATATACTCCACCCCATAGCCGTAGCCACAATATGCGCAAAGGAACTTATGCTCAGTACCAATCCGGTGATTGCAGCATTCCTGCACGACGTGGTAGAGGACACCGATTTCACCATCGATGACATAGAGAGCCGGTTCGGTCACGATGTCGCGTTCCTGGTGCGCGTAGTCACAAAGCAGAAAAAGGACAAGTATGACGAGTCAAAACAGGTCGACAACTACAAACAGATGCTCGACTCGGTGCAGTACGACATACGGGCCCTCCTCGTAAAGCTTGCCGACCGACTTCACAACATGCGCACCCTTTCGTCGATGCTCCCCGACAAGCAGATGAAAATAGCAGGCGAGACCGACTATTTCTACGCACCGCTTGCCAACCGCCTTGGACTATACAACGTAAAGACCGAACTTGAGAACCTCAGCCTGAAATTCCGTTGCCCACATGAATATGAGGACCTCACCACAATGATAGCCCGTGACGAGGACCTGCAACGCGAACGCCTCAAAAAATTCTGCGACGAAATCCGCGACACACTCTCGTCCCACGGCATAAATGCCCGTGTCTATATAGAATACCGCAAGCCTTACAGCCTGTGGAGAAAGATGCGGAAATTCGGCGACGACTTCAATCACCTGAAATACCGGCATTTCACTGAAGTAGTGTTTGACGCCCCGGAAGGAAAAGCCGAGAAAGACATGGTGATGCGCATATATTCCATACTCACCGACAGGTTCAAGGAAAAGCCGGGAGGAATCGCCAACTACATCGACTCGCCAAAGGAAAACGGCTACCAGAGCTATCATGTAAAGCTCCTTGCCTCGTTCGGCAGATGGCAGGAGGTACACATCAGCAGCGAACGCATGATACGTGACTCTCAGCTTGGATGCGTGGCAAGCCGCAATGAGGACAACATATGGCAATGGATCAAAAAGTTCCGTATGGTGCTCCGCGACATCGCTGCCCGCGGACAGGAGGGTGAAAGCTTCATCGAAGAGGTGGTAAGATCGTTCTACAACGACGATATAATGACATTCACCCCGCAAGGCAAACCTATAGTTCTCCCTCAGCGTGCCACAGTGATGGACTTCGCCTTTGAGGTACACACCGAGCTCGGGCTTCATGCAAAATATGCCCGCATCAACAACCAGCTTCTCGCATCGGTAAAGACACGTCTCCACCGCGGAGACATCGTGGAAGTGTTCACCGATCCTGACATACACCCCACCGATGAATGGCTCGACACAGCATTGACCTACAAGGCTCGCCGCGCCATAACCAACTATCTTAAACAACAGCCGCGCCCGCTCTACCGCCGATGCCCCGACTGCAACCCAATGCCGGGAGAGGAAGTGATCGGCTTCAAGGATTCCGACGGAAACATCACACTGCACAAACGTGACTGCCCTATAGCTATACGGCTCGCATCGCAGAAGGGGGACAACATAGTGTCGGTGGAATTCAAGCCCGACGACACTCTCTACCCTGTCACCATCAACATACGCGCAGTCGACCGCTACCATCTGCTGATTGACCTCGTGGACTGCATCACCAACGACCTTAACCTCTCAATCGACACCCTTCACTCCGTGTCAGAGGATGCCATCGTGACATGCTCCATCACTTTCTCGGTGCATTCATTCACGGAACTGCAATCAATCATGCGCCACATTTCCATTATACCCGGAGTAGACGAAGTGAAACGTGCGATAGATTGA